The following proteins come from a genomic window of Candidatus Methylomirabilota bacterium:
- a CDS encoding SIS domain-containing protein has protein sequence MDQHPYTTSVLRILGRIEETQREALEQAAGVIFGSLQQEGVLHVFGSGHSIAVAQEAFHRAGGLVPVNLIHEIFLTPLAPPAVSRKMERLSGMASILLDRHDLRGGEVLIVVSNSGINAVPVEVALEAKQRELFVIALTSLAHSQAVPARHPSGKRLFEVADLCLDNCGESGDAAVSYPKWSGKVGPTSAIAGIFLMNRVICRVVERYLAEDLIPPVYLSANLPGGDEHNRRLEEKYRRRITLL, from the coding sequence ATGGATCAGCACCCGTACACGACATCTGTGCTCAGGATTCTCGGGCGTATCGAAGAGACCCAGAGAGAAGCTCTGGAGCAGGCGGCTGGAGTGATCTTTGGGTCGCTCCAACAGGAGGGCGTCCTGCATGTCTTCGGGAGCGGCCATTCCATCGCGGTCGCGCAGGAGGCCTTTCATCGAGCGGGCGGGCTGGTCCCGGTCAATCTGATTCACGAGATCTTTCTGACTCCGCTCGCCCCTCCGGCAGTGAGCAGAAAGATGGAGCGGCTTTCAGGGATGGCATCGATCCTCCTGGACCGTCATGACCTTCGGGGCGGGGAGGTGTTGATCGTGGTGTCGAACTCCGGGATCAACGCGGTCCCGGTAGAGGTTGCCCTCGAGGCCAAGCAGCGGGAGCTCTTCGTGATTGCCCTGACGTCGCTGGCCCACTCTCAGGCAGTTCCGGCCCGGCACCCGAGCGGCAAGCGCCTCTTCGAAGTGGCCGATTTGTGCCTGGATAACTGTGGAGAATCGGGAGATGCCGCCGTGTCCTATCCCAAATGGAGCGGCAAGGTCGGCCCGACCTCGGCCATCGCCGGAATCTTCCTGATGAATCGTGTCATCTGCCGTGTGGTGGAACGCTACCTCGCCGAGGACCTGATCCCACCGGTGTACCTGAGCGCCAATCTTCCGGGGGGAGACGAACACAACCGCCGACTGGAGGAGAAATACCGTCGGAGGATTACTCTCCTCTGA
- a CDS encoding anhydro-N-acetylmuramic acid kinase — protein MSGTSADGIDAALVEITEEAHHPHVTLLHCEHRSYPPGIRERILRLPAHADALREVCHLNVLLGELFAQAALDLLKAARFSPAEAVLVGSHGQTICHLPTPVAEGDLLVHSTLQIGEPSVIAERTGLTTVADFRPRDMAAGGEGAPLTPYPHYLLFRHAERCRAVVNLGGISNLTLLPPGASVAEILAFDAGPGNVLIDGVVRRLSGGTLEYDADGAWAASGKVNQTLLQRLLLSPFFQRPPPRSAGQEEFGPRMVEEILAEAGPEGIPPADLVTTVSTLTVEGIASSLEVYVFPRQAVDEILLCGGGVRNRWLRSAMEARLEPRPVLTTDDLGFPTQAVEATAFAVLAYLTFTGQAGNLPSATGARQAVPLGKIIPGKRFSGLRS, from the coding sequence ATGTCCGGGACCTCGGCGGACGGGATCGACGCAGCCCTTGTGGAGATCACCGAAGAAGCCCACCACCCGCATGTAACGCTTCTCCACTGTGAGCACCGTTCCTATCCCCCGGGAATTCGAGAACGGATTCTTCGCCTTCCCGCGCATGCTGACGCCCTCCGTGAGGTCTGTCATCTCAACGTGTTGCTTGGGGAGCTGTTTGCACAGGCGGCGCTCGATCTCTTAAAGGCGGCCAGATTCTCCCCGGCCGAGGCGGTCCTCGTTGGGTCTCACGGCCAGACCATCTGCCATCTTCCAACCCCGGTTGCCGAGGGGGATCTCCTTGTTCACTCGACCCTTCAGATTGGTGAGCCCTCCGTCATTGCTGAGCGGACCGGGCTTACTACCGTGGCGGACTTCCGGCCTAGAGACATGGCGGCCGGGGGCGAGGGGGCTCCCCTCACTCCCTATCCTCATTACCTGCTCTTTCGACATGCCGAGCGGTGCCGCGCGGTTGTAAACCTGGGCGGAATCTCGAATCTGACTCTGCTCCCCCCCGGTGCCTCCGTGGCCGAGATCTTGGCCTTCGATGCAGGGCCGGGCAATGTCCTGATCGATGGAGTGGTCCGACGACTGAGTGGGGGGACCTTAGAATATGATGCCGACGGGGCCTGGGCGGCCTCGGGAAAGGTCAATCAGACCCTTCTACAGCGACTCCTCTTATCCCCCTTTTTCCAGCGTCCGCCCCCCCGAAGTGCTGGTCAGGAAGAGTTTGGGCCTCGAATGGTGGAGGAGATCCTGGCCGAGGCGGGCCCGGAGGGAATCCCTCCAGCCGATCTGGTCACGACGGTCTCGACGCTCACCGTGGAGGGGATCGCCAGCAGCCTTGAAGTCTACGTCTTTCCCCGGCAGGCTGTGGACGAGATTCTGCTGTGCGGCGGCGGTGTCCGTAACCGCTGGCTCAGGAGTGCCATGGAGGCGCGTTTGGAGCCCCGGCCTGTCCTGACCACCGATGATCTGGGGTTTCCGACCCAGGCGGTTGAGGCGACGGCGTTTGCCGTTCTGGCCTACCTGACCTTTACTGGACAGGCGGGGAACCTTCCGTCTGCCACAGGGGCGAGACAAGCGGTTCCTCTGGGAAAGATCATTCCCGGCAAGCGCTTTTCGGGGCTCCGATCATGA
- a CDS encoding M20 family metallopeptidase: MLDPLKQALIEEVDRLSPELLQISRFLHANPELSFEEHQAAELLIRTLEEHGFSLERGVARLTTAFTATYASGEGPTIAFLAEYDALPGMGHACGHNLIASASVGAALALKSRLAQIPGRVLLVGCPAEEKGGGKIPLVEAGLFQWVDAAMLVHPSNRTEMVKKALGMRDVQVEFFGKAAHAAALPYLGINALDAVILTFNNINALRQQLRSDTRVHGIITHGGKAPNIIPDYAAALFYVRALDMGYLEELYQKVLGCFEAAASATGTTYQVKRAGHDYHPHKINYSLAQLFRQNLEALGAEVDQGPEDVELGSTDVGNVSQVVPTLQPTITICGPKVSCHMPEFAVASGSSAGEEGMLLAARAMALTGLDLLRDRDALDRVKAEFAGGRRP; the protein is encoded by the coding sequence ATGCTGGATCCCCTGAAGCAGGCACTGATCGAGGAGGTTGATCGGCTCAGCCCCGAACTGTTGCAAATCAGCCGGTTCCTCCACGCTAATCCCGAACTCTCTTTCGAAGAGCATCAGGCGGCTGAGCTCCTCATCCGGACCTTGGAAGAGCACGGCTTCTCCCTGGAGCGCGGCGTGGCAAGGCTCACGACGGCCTTTACCGCGACCTACGCCTCGGGTGAGGGACCCACCATCGCCTTCCTCGCCGAGTACGACGCCCTTCCGGGCATGGGCCACGCCTGCGGTCACAATCTCATTGCGTCAGCCTCGGTGGGGGCTGCCTTGGCCCTGAAGTCTCGCTTAGCTCAGATTCCTGGCCGCGTGCTCCTGGTGGGATGCCCGGCCGAGGAGAAGGGAGGAGGCAAGATCCCGCTGGTGGAGGCCGGGCTGTTTCAGTGGGTGGATGCCGCCATGCTGGTCCACCCGAGCAACCGGACCGAAATGGTCAAGAAAGCCCTGGGGATGCGGGATGTCCAGGTGGAGTTCTTCGGCAAGGCCGCACACGCCGCGGCGCTCCCGTATCTCGGAATCAACGCCCTCGATGCCGTCATTCTCACCTTCAATAACATCAATGCCCTGCGGCAGCAGCTCCGCTCCGATACCCGGGTCCACGGGATTATCACCCATGGCGGGAAGGCACCGAACATTATCCCGGATTATGCGGCGGCCCTCTTCTACGTCCGCGCGTTAGACATGGGGTACCTGGAAGAGCTTTACCAAAAGGTCCTCGGCTGCTTCGAGGCGGCCGCCAGCGCGACCGGGACCACATACCAAGTAAAACGGGCGGGGCATGACTACCACCCTCATAAGATCAATTATAGCCTCGCGCAACTCTTTCGACAGAATCTCGAGGCCCTAGGAGCTGAGGTCGATCAGGGTCCCGAGGATGTGGAACTGGGTTCCACCGATGTGGGGAACGTGAGCCAGGTCGTTCCCACCCTCCAACCCACCATCACCATTTGCGGTCCCAAGGTGAGCTGCCACATGCCAGAATTCGCGGTGGCCTCTGGCTCGTCTGCCGGGGAGGAGGGGATGCTCTTGGCGGCCAGGGCCATGGCCCTCACCGGCCTTGATCTGCTGAGAGACCGCGACGCCTTGGACCGGGTGAAGGCCGAGTTTGCAGGAGGGAGGCGTCCCTGA
- a CDS encoding metallophosphoesterase family protein, whose amino-acid sequence MSRVETHVSRRTLITIAGAACLVLFGLLAGLPQAATEQSPKPFDPPSVYLTWQHDPTTTMTIQWHSHGGRDDVVQYQRLDERVWHTVRGSHHPMPHSDRMVHVAELTGLKPGVDYRFRLGANSVEFTFRTMPRNTKERIRFVVGGDTMDPLDMLDESFEEISRLAAKQDPMFAVIGGDIAYANGEPGLVGRWYNWLATWKKLMVTSDGRLIPFVVAIGNHEVQGGFNQTSEKAPYFYSLFALPNKRSYRVLDFGRYLSLVLLDSGHTHPIDNEQTDWLRQTLAGRQDVPHLFAVYHVPAYPSVRGFNNGVSAKIREHWVPLFEQFGVDVAFEHHDHVYKRTHPIRAEKIDPGGVLYLGDGGWGVVPRKPRDRWYLAKEASKQHFILVTINGQNRSFLAIDSEGQIFDQVNQSASYAKTPQ is encoded by the coding sequence ATGTCACGCGTGGAGACACATGTATCGAGACGGACGCTCATAACGATAGCGGGGGCTGCATGCCTGGTCCTTTTCGGCCTCCTCGCTGGGCTACCCCAGGCAGCGACGGAACAGAGCCCTAAGCCATTCGATCCGCCATCGGTCTACTTGACCTGGCAGCACGATCCGACGACCACCATGACGATCCAGTGGCATAGCCATGGAGGACGCGACGACGTCGTGCAGTACCAGCGGCTCGACGAAAGGGTGTGGCACACTGTCAGGGGTTCGCACCACCCGATGCCTCATTCTGATCGGATGGTGCACGTGGCGGAACTGACTGGCCTGAAGCCAGGGGTCGATTATCGGTTCCGCTTGGGGGCAAACTCCGTTGAGTTCACATTCCGCACCATGCCCCGGAACACGAAGGAGCGCATCCGGTTCGTCGTCGGCGGAGATACGATGGACCCGTTAGACATGCTCGACGAATCGTTTGAGGAAATTTCCCGTCTCGCGGCCAAACAGGATCCAATGTTCGCGGTCATCGGCGGCGACATCGCGTATGCGAATGGTGAGCCGGGTCTGGTGGGGCGTTGGTATAATTGGCTGGCCACGTGGAAGAAACTCATGGTGACGTCCGACGGGCGGCTGATCCCCTTCGTGGTAGCGATCGGCAACCATGAGGTTCAGGGTGGGTTTAACCAGACCTCCGAAAAAGCACCGTATTTTTACAGCCTGTTCGCGCTGCCCAACAAGCGGAGCTACCGGGTCTTAGACTTTGGCCGGTACCTGAGCTTGGTTTTACTGGATTCTGGACACACCCACCCCATCGATAACGAGCAAACTGATTGGTTACGCCAAACGTTGGCCGGCCGGCAGGACGTTCCCCACCTCTTTGCCGTCTACCATGTGCCGGCCTATCCGTCGGTGCGGGGGTTTAACAATGGCGTGAGCGCAAAGATCCGCGAGCACTGGGTTCCCCTGTTCGAGCAGTTTGGCGTCGATGTTGCCTTTGAGCATCATGACCACGTCTACAAACGCACCCACCCGATTCGGGCCGAAAAAATCGATCCGGGTGGGGTGTTGTATCTCGGCGACGGTGGTTGGGGTGTGGTACCCAGAAAACCCCGCGACCGTTGGTACCTCGCGAAAGAGGCCAGCAAACAACACTTCATCCTCGTCACCATCAACGGCCAAAACCGCAGCTTTCTCGCGATCGACAGCGAGGGGCAGATCTTTGACCAGGTGAATCAAAGCGCATCATACGCCAAGACGCCCCAGTAA
- a CDS encoding inositol-3-phosphate synthase, producing MSEQTSFYPELTREIAPAQGKLGVLLPGLGAVSTTLIAGVHLINKGLAEPYGSLTQMQKLRLGKRTHPRFIPIKALVPLADPRDVVFGGWDIFPEDAYESARIAGVLPAEMLAPVRNELEAIKPWPGVFEQAYVRNLHGTHIKAGPTKMDLAEALMRDIEGFLSAHGAQRAVMIWCGSTEVFSEAGPTHETLDAFEHGLKDNAPEISPSMIYAYASICSGIPFANGAPNLTADIPALVELATKRGVPVTGKDFKTGQTLLKTMIAPGLKARMLGLRGWFSTNILGNRDGEVLDDPGSFRGKEVTKSGVLDAILQPEIYPDLYGQYYHKVRIEYYPPRGDAKEGWDNIDIVGWLGQPMQIKINFLCRDSILAAPVVLDLILFLDLAQRARLSGIQEWLSFYFKSPMARPDLKPEHDLFIQHLKLTNTLRILVGEEVLDHSGLDYYEGPQSQSD from the coding sequence ATGAGTGAACAGACTTCGTTTTACCCCGAGCTAACCAGAGAAATCGCCCCGGCACAGGGGAAGCTGGGCGTCCTGCTGCCTGGCCTGGGGGCGGTAAGCACGACCCTCATTGCTGGCGTCCATTTGATCAACAAAGGGCTCGCCGAGCCGTATGGCTCTCTGACCCAGATGCAAAAGCTGCGGCTGGGCAAGCGCACCCATCCTCGCTTTATCCCGATTAAGGCGTTGGTGCCCCTTGCCGATCCTCGGGACGTCGTCTTCGGGGGGTGGGACATCTTTCCCGAGGATGCCTACGAGTCGGCCCGTATCGCGGGGGTCTTACCGGCGGAAATGCTGGCTCCGGTGCGTAATGAGCTTGAAGCCATCAAGCCGTGGCCCGGGGTGTTTGAGCAGGCATACGTCCGAAACCTGCATGGGACGCACATTAAGGCCGGCCCCACGAAGATGGATTTGGCCGAGGCACTTATGCGCGACATCGAGGGTTTCCTGAGTGCCCATGGGGCGCAGCGAGCGGTCATGATCTGGTGCGGTTCGACTGAGGTCTTCTCTGAGGCGGGTCCCACACATGAGACGCTGGATGCGTTCGAACACGGGCTGAAGGACAACGCCCCAGAGATCTCGCCTTCGATGATCTATGCCTATGCTTCGATCTGTTCCGGGATCCCGTTCGCCAACGGGGCGCCGAATCTCACCGCCGATATTCCGGCGCTCGTCGAGTTGGCGACGAAGCGAGGGGTGCCGGTTACAGGGAAAGACTTTAAAACCGGTCAGACATTGCTGAAGACGATGATCGCGCCTGGCCTGAAGGCCAGAATGTTAGGCCTCAGGGGGTGGTTTTCCACAAACATCCTCGGCAACAGGGATGGCGAAGTGCTTGACGACCCTGGCTCCTTCCGGGGAAAGGAGGTCACCAAGAGCGGTGTGCTGGATGCCATCCTGCAGCCAGAGATTTACCCCGATCTCTATGGCCAGTATTATCACAAGGTCCGAATCGAGTATTACCCTCCACGGGGAGATGCAAAGGAAGGGTGGGATAACATCGACATTGTCGGCTGGCTGGGTCAACCGATGCAGATCAAAATCAATTTCCTTTGCCGCGATTCTATTCTTGCGGCTCCCGTCGTATTAGACCTGATTCTGTTTCTGGACCTCGCGCAGCGAGCTCGGCTTTCCGGCATTCAGGAATGGTTGTCGTTCTACTTCAAGTCTCCAATGGCACGACCCGACCTCAAACCCGAACACGACTTATTCATCCAGCACCTGAAACTCACGAACACGCTCCGCATCCTGGTGGGTGAAGAGGTCCTGGATCATTCAGGCCTGGATTACTACGAGGGTCCACAGTCCCAAAGCGACTAA
- a CDS encoding CDP-alcohol phosphatidyltransferase family protein, producing the protein MRGEGKVESLSVMTASHNAQESATASSLFIIAPYESSEHTQVSPGTMLLGLPLLRRCVLAASRAGFGRIVVQTPEPAGAKRLLDGAPVTVLSPGEPIQPLPPGRIVMLAANVLPRIQWLRGLLEMQIEPGQLYRDAERVAVIEAADSEAIISIVSRGLQASDLYAALGQSFNTVDQPLGREGMLALATPQDVTKAEDWLLRGLIKESEGFMSRHFERWISLAISRRLVTTRITPNAMSAVSVGIGLLGAPFFLSSSPAYQLTGAILFLAHSILDGCDGELARLRFQESRWGGLIDFWGDNVVHAAVFFCMAVGWSLATQTLWPLLLGAFAVAGTVGSAGFVYWYTMREKRSDGPLFSSVVRSPAPGVSRLLDALAHRDFIYGVILLSAFGKAAWFLVLTAVGAPIFLLLLFWTARNNSRKEERLS; encoded by the coding sequence ATGAGGGGCGAAGGTAAGGTGGAGTCGCTGAGCGTCATGACCGCAAGTCACAACGCCCAAGAGAGCGCGACCGCGTCAAGTTTGTTCATCATCGCCCCATATGAATCCAGTGAACACACGCAGGTTTCGCCCGGCACGATGCTCTTGGGTCTTCCCCTGTTGCGTCGGTGTGTGTTGGCAGCTAGTCGTGCCGGGTTCGGACGGATTGTGGTACAAACCCCTGAGCCTGCCGGCGCAAAGCGTCTTCTCGATGGCGCACCGGTCACGGTGCTCTCTCCTGGTGAGCCGATTCAGCCACTCCCGCCCGGCCGCATCGTAATGCTGGCGGCGAACGTGCTTCCACGAATACAGTGGTTACGGGGACTTCTGGAGATGCAGATCGAGCCGGGCCAGCTGTATCGCGATGCGGAAAGGGTGGCCGTGATCGAAGCGGCCGACTCGGAAGCGATCATCTCGATTGTGTCGCGTGGCCTCCAGGCATCAGACCTGTATGCCGCACTGGGACAGTCCTTCAATACAGTCGACCAGCCGCTTGGTCGGGAGGGGATGCTCGCCCTGGCCACACCACAAGATGTCACCAAAGCTGAGGACTGGCTTCTCCGGGGGCTGATCAAAGAGAGCGAAGGCTTCATGTCGCGCCACTTCGAGCGGTGGATCTCCCTGGCGATTTCACGGAGGCTGGTCACGACCCGCATAACACCCAATGCCATGAGCGCTGTAAGTGTCGGGATCGGGCTGCTGGGTGCCCCCTTCTTCCTCTCGTCGAGCCCGGCTTATCAACTCACCGGTGCGATCCTCTTTCTGGCCCACTCCATTCTGGATGGGTGCGACGGCGAGCTGGCACGGTTGAGGTTTCAGGAGTCCCGCTGGGGTGGCCTGATTGATTTCTGGGGAGATAATGTGGTTCATGCCGCAGTCTTCTTCTGCATGGCGGTCGGGTGGAGTTTGGCCACGCAGACATTGTGGCCTCTGCTGCTCGGGGCCTTTGCGGTTGCTGGCACTGTCGGCTCGGCCGGGTTCGTCTATTGGTATACCATGCGAGAGAAACGCTCGGACGGACCTCTCTTTAGCTCAGTTGTTCGATCACCGGCGCCCGGCGTGTCTCGTCTCTTGGACGCCCTGGCTCATCGAGATTTCATCTATGGTGTCATCTTGCTATCAGCCTTTGGAAAAGCCGCATGGTTTCTGGTCCTGACCGCGGTTGGCGCTCCAATATTCCTGCTCCTACTATTTTGGACCGCTCGCAACAACTCACGCAAAGAAGAGAGGCTATCATGA
- a CDS encoding Gfo/Idh/MocA family oxidoreductase gives MSLRGAIIGLGNVAVHGHLPGWLERPDVEIVAAADTRAARREELQKHLPQAHWYASLDALLAGEVLDFVDICTPPATHAGLIRAALQHGVHILCEKPLVSRREDLDVVGELLAQDHRVLATVHNWHQAPIIRKVCELLRQGAIGEIRRCTWQTLRTKPASAVETQDGNWRIDPTMAGGGVLMDHGWHAFYVLYGWLGQVPDRISARLETRRYIEWPIEDTATVRLEFSAATAEVFVTWASHERKNWASLEGTRGMIRIEGDTVVLTASSVKGDEIRWVCPPALSTGSHHPDWFGGVASEFVSEVTGTSTVTSRSLAEASLCVTLEALAQESSRQSGAWMPVSGRLPLVAAR, from the coding sequence ATGAGCTTGCGGGGAGCAATCATTGGCCTCGGGAACGTTGCGGTCCACGGGCATCTTCCGGGGTGGTTAGAGCGACCGGATGTTGAAATTGTCGCCGCAGCTGATACGCGTGCGGCACGAAGGGAAGAACTGCAAAAACACCTGCCTCAGGCCCATTGGTACGCATCCCTGGATGCGCTGTTGGCCGGTGAGGTGCTCGACTTCGTGGATATCTGCACGCCGCCCGCGACGCATGCGGGGCTGATTCGGGCCGCCCTTCAGCATGGCGTGCACATTCTCTGCGAAAAGCCACTGGTAAGCCGGCGAGAAGACCTGGATGTTGTGGGCGAACTCCTGGCTCAGGATCACCGAGTCTTGGCCACGGTGCACAACTGGCATCAGGCGCCAATCATCAGGAAAGTGTGTGAGCTTCTTCGGCAGGGGGCCATTGGCGAGATTCGGCGATGCACCTGGCAGACTCTTCGAACCAAGCCTGCCAGCGCCGTCGAGACCCAGGACGGGAATTGGCGGATTGATCCCACCATGGCAGGAGGGGGGGTCTTGATGGACCATGGCTGGCATGCGTTCTATGTGCTGTATGGATGGTTGGGCCAGGTGCCGGATCGGATCAGCGCGCGACTCGAGACTCGACGGTATATAGAGTGGCCCATCGAGGACACCGCCACAGTTCGACTCGAGTTTTCTGCGGCGACTGCGGAAGTCTTTGTCACGTGGGCCTCTCATGAGAGGAAAAACTGGGCCAGCCTGGAAGGGACACGAGGTATGATTCGGATTGAAGGCGACACGGTGGTACTGACCGCATCGAGTGTTAAGGGGGACGAAATACGATGGGTGTGCCCTCCTGCTTTGTCTACCGGGTCCCATCACCCTGACTGGTTCGGAGGCGTCGCGAGCGAATTCGTATCAGAAGTCACCGGGACCTCGACCGTCACGTCTCGGAGTTTGGCGGAGGCTTCTCTTTGTGTCACCTTGGAGGCCTTGGCACAGGAATCAAGTCGGCAAAGCGGAGCATGGATGCCGGTCTCTGGGCGATTACCGCTCGTTGCAGCGCGATGA
- a CDS encoding aspartate aminotransferase family protein — translation MKRKVPGPRSKQIVEQEQRHMAPGLQSIALYSGLAMAQGKGCTLVDEDGNEYIDFIAGIGVGSVGHCHPHYVDALKRQAERLTFGSFTTETRSRFLELLASLTPEGLTRIQLFSGGAEAMEAAFRLAKSATRRFEFIGFWGGFHGKTGGVLGLLGDNFKQHLGPFMPGLHVSPYANCYRCPLNLKYPDCGIACVEHLRDVIRYQTQGEIAAIVVEPMQGTAGNVIPPEGFLRAVQAIAKEHDALIIFDEMLTGFGRTGKMWGCDHDGVVPDVMTIGKGMGSGFPVSGLISTDELTRAKPFANPSGSSSSYGGNPLGAAAGLASLEIILKEDLVANAERVGAIMLARLQSLKEKYRFVGDVRGKGLMLGVELVKDRATKELLSPEVTRALFHECLRRGLVAMCYSPVIRINPPLVVTEQTALDGLAILDEAMGAVAKEWRLG, via the coding sequence ATGAAGCGGAAAGTACCAGGTCCCCGTTCGAAACAGATCGTTGAGCAGGAACAGCGACACATGGCCCCCGGGCTTCAGTCGATCGCCCTCTACTCAGGATTGGCGATGGCCCAGGGGAAAGGCTGTACGCTGGTTGACGAGGATGGAAACGAGTACATCGATTTCATCGCGGGGATCGGAGTCGGCAGCGTTGGTCACTGTCATCCACACTATGTGGACGCGTTGAAACGGCAGGCCGAACGCCTCACGTTTGGCAGTTTCACGACGGAGACCCGGAGCCGGTTCCTCGAGCTGCTCGCCTCGCTCACTCCTGAAGGGCTCACCCGTATCCAGTTGTTTTCCGGAGGGGCAGAAGCCATGGAAGCCGCCTTCCGGCTGGCCAAATCTGCGACGCGCCGGTTTGAGTTTATCGGGTTCTGGGGTGGATTTCACGGGAAGACCGGCGGGGTGTTGGGACTCCTCGGAGACAATTTCAAGCAACATCTGGGCCCGTTTATGCCGGGTCTCCACGTGTCTCCGTACGCCAACTGCTACCGGTGTCCCTTGAACCTGAAGTATCCGGACTGCGGCATTGCGTGCGTGGAGCACCTTCGGGACGTTATTCGGTACCAGACGCAGGGCGAAATTGCGGCGATCGTCGTCGAGCCGATGCAGGGCACGGCCGGGAACGTCATCCCGCCGGAAGGCTTTCTGAGGGCGGTACAGGCGATCGCGAAGGAGCACGATGCGCTGATAATTTTTGACGAAATGCTGACCGGCTTCGGACGGACCGGGAAGATGTGGGGGTGTGACCACGACGGGGTCGTACCGGATGTGATGACCATCGGCAAAGGGATGGGGAGTGGGTTTCCGGTGAGTGGGCTCATCTCGACGGACGAGCTGACGCGGGCGAAACCGTTTGCGAATCCCAGCGGCAGCTCGTCGAGTTACGGCGGGAATCCATTGGGCGCAGCCGCTGGCCTCGCTTCGCTGGAAATCATTCTGAAAGAGGATCTCGTGGCGAATGCAGAGCGCGTCGGGGCGATCATGCTGGCGAGGCTTCAGTCGCTGAAAGAAAAATATCGGTTTGTCGGAGATGTGCGCGGCAAGGGTCTGATGCTCGGGGTGGAACTGGTCAAGGACCGTGCAACGAAAGAGCTCCTTTCGCCGGAGGTGACGCGGGCGCTGTTTCACGAATGCCTGCGGCGGGGTCTTGTGGCCATGTGTTATTCCCCCGTCATCCGCATCAATCCCCCGCTGGTGGTCACGGAACAAACCGCATTGGACGGGTTGGCCATCCTAGATGAAGCCATGGGGGCGGTGGCCAAGGAATGGCGGCTTGGGTAG
- a CDS encoding NTP transferase domain-containing protein produces the protein MNGEPIVKGGIIAAGAGVRLRQAGWTMPKPLVPVAGMPLIEHVIRNFLAAGISSLVIIVNEQARECADWVRSRFPDLDLEIIVKTTDSSLESFLEVGGRLGSGRSLISTVDAWCPEEVFVTFVRTARLFPSHAIVLAVTPFVDDERPLWVNLDVSGRVTHLGGDSGDAVTAGMYLVPEQVRRMSPPPEVKRLREFLVWLLNRGEPVYGVSLPAVVDVDRGRDVSLAETLAHRGGGPQQSESGG, from the coding sequence GTGAACGGCGAGCCGATCGTGAAGGGAGGGATCATCGCGGCAGGGGCAGGCGTCCGCCTTCGGCAGGCAGGCTGGACGATGCCGAAGCCTCTGGTTCCCGTGGCCGGGATGCCGTTGATCGAGCACGTTATCCGAAATTTTCTGGCTGCCGGAATCTCTTCGCTGGTGATCATCGTCAACGAGCAGGCACGCGAGTGTGCAGACTGGGTGCGGTCACGTTTCCCCGATCTGGACCTCGAGATCATCGTGAAAACGACAGACTCCTCGCTCGAAAGCTTTCTAGAAGTGGGGGGTCGGCTCGGCTCGGGCCGCTCCCTGATTTCAACGGTGGATGCCTGGTGTCCTGAAGAGGTGTTTGTCACCTTCGTGCGAACGGCGCGGCTGTTCCCCTCTCATGCGATCGTTTTGGCAGTAACGCCGTTCGTGGACGATGAGCGACCATTGTGGGTGAACCTGGATGTGTCGGGTCGCGTGACACACCTCGGCGGAGACTCCGGAGACGCCGTGACGGCGGGAATGTATCTCGTCCCAGAGCAGGTGCGGCGCATGTCCCCTCCACCCGAGGTGAAAAGGCTGCGAGAGTTCCTGGTCTGGCTCCTGAATCGGGGAGAGCCTGTATACGGTGTGAGCCTTCCGGCGGTGGTGGATGTCGATCGGGGCAGGGATGTCTCCCTTGCCGAGACGCTGGCCCACCGCGGCGGCGGGCCGCAGCAAAGTGAGTCGGGAGGGTAG